One segment of Deinococcus metalli DNA contains the following:
- a CDS encoding cysteine desulfurase family protein, with amino-acid sequence MIYLDYAATHPLRPEALSAYARAAALPGNPASVHAAGQAARELLEEGRARLAAAFRVDPRTVVVNSGGTEGDNHVLLGVTRAWHGAHGRPGHLITTPTEHSAVLAPARWLAEQGWAVTFLTPDAHGRYDPEDLRGALRDNTALVSIHHANNELGSVQDTATLAALARGRGAAYHVDAVQAPGVLPVDLPAWGVDYATFSAHKWGGPRGVGALYVRRGMVLPPVTLGGGQEGGVRPGTQDTAGVYAAGVALSVAEAEREATFAHLSGLRDRFVQAVAAVPGLTFNHPPDGSPKVVNMTVPGADGEALLMNLDMLGIAASAGSACSAGTMQPSHVLTAIGLSEADARSSLRFSFGAATTEAEVDEAARALTQAAQWSRAQG; translated from the coding sequence ATGATCTACCTCGATTACGCCGCCACGCACCCCCTGCGGCCGGAGGCCCTGAGCGCGTACGCGCGGGCGGCGGCGCTGCCGGGCAACCCGGCCAGTGTCCACGCGGCCGGGCAGGCGGCCCGCGAACTGCTGGAGGAGGGCCGGGCGCGCCTTGCGGCGGCGTTCCGGGTCGATCCGCGCACGGTGGTCGTCAACAGCGGCGGCACCGAGGGCGACAACCACGTCCTGCTGGGCGTCACGCGTGCGTGGCACGGTGCCCACGGCCGGCCCGGCCACCTCATCACCACGCCCACCGAGCACTCGGCGGTGCTGGCGCCCGCCCGCTGGCTCGCCGAGCAGGGCTGGGCTGTGACGTTCCTGACGCCGGACGCGCACGGACGCTACGATCCCGAAGACCTCCGCGGAGCGCTGCGGGACAACACCGCGCTGGTGTCGATCCACCACGCGAACAACGAGCTGGGCAGCGTGCAGGACACGGCCACGCTGGCGGCGCTGGCCCGAGGGCGCGGCGCGGCGTACCACGTGGACGCCGTGCAGGCGCCGGGGGTGCTGCCGGTGGACCTGCCCGCGTGGGGCGTGGACTACGCGACCTTCAGTGCACACAAGTGGGGCGGGCCGCGCGGCGTGGGCGCGCTGTACGTCCGGCGCGGCATGGTGCTTCCACCGGTCACGCTGGGCGGCGGTCAGGAGGGCGGCGTCCGGCCCGGCACGCAGGACACCGCGGGCGTGTACGCGGCCGGCGTGGCCCTGAGCGTGGCCGAGGCCGAGCGCGAGGCGACCTTCGCGCACCTGAGCGGCCTGCGCGACCGCTTCGTGCAGGCCGTCGCAGCAGTTCCGGGCCTGACCTTTAACCACCCCCCGGATGGCAGCCCGAAGGTCGTGAACATGACCGTGCCCGGCGCCGACGGCGAGGCGCTGCTGATGAACCTGGACATGCTGGGCATCGCGGCCAGCGCAGGCAGCGCGTGCAGTGCGGGCACCATGCAGCCCAGCCACGTCCTGACCGCCATCGGCCTGAGCGAGGCGGACGCGCGCTCGAGCCTGCGTTTCAGTTTCGGCGCCGCCACCACCGAGGCCGAGGTGGACGAGGCCGCCCGCGCGCTGACGCAGGCCGCCCAGTGGAGCCGGGCTCAGGGCTGA
- a CDS encoding PASTA domain-containing protein — protein sequence MTANAPSPTRIDGKYDVLRELSREGDVTLSEVRAAEGVTRTVAWFTITSPAGRHVFHTYRAVLRALNPAGLTDVVARPGAYYTVWQALAGTPLGAFVGQSVKPAEAVDALRTLAARLAEHGYALPDADIVVDGHDARIAYLRALDTPRPPEEVAALNAPVLTALDGGRVRRRRTPGAWLAFVPGVLFLAGAGYLGAQAAQTYLNPPVREVVDVTGQEAQAAARKLSALGFRVEYTQGQAGGRAIGSVIRQEPASGTNLPLGRLVTLTVNNPPATDVPRLEEMNLSQAKDALKDRAMVLGKVVKVDGTLTNTPEGRIVAQLPEPGSAAQRGQQVQVMVSTGVAGKETWLPLLTGLTVEQAKQHARAAGLVVTQVKEQPSEKVQGTVLAQTPAAFVRVAAGSPVVLTVAVARYSAPSSPTDSLPLPPVYVPPTPVQPEPAQPEAPETTPDTTTPDGTASTDGTSPTDGTATPVTPETIPATPGTSTPDTTSPETTTPDTAATAARNVTFRYTFPANLPDGSYSVIVRDADGEREIMPAADAGALRGLAATSASTAVSGDAVFVIRKDGVDYATVTP from the coding sequence ATGACGGCCAACGCTCCCTCCCCCACCCGAATCGACGGGAAGTACGACGTGCTGCGCGAACTGTCGCGCGAGGGGGACGTCACGCTGTCCGAGGTGCGCGCCGCCGAGGGCGTGACCCGGACGGTCGCGTGGTTCACCATCACCTCGCCCGCCGGCCGGCACGTGTTCCACACCTACCGGGCGGTGCTGCGCGCCCTGAACCCGGCGGGCCTGACGGACGTGGTGGCCCGCCCCGGCGCGTACTACACCGTGTGGCAGGCGCTGGCCGGCACGCCGCTGGGCGCTTTCGTGGGCCAGAGCGTCAAGCCCGCCGAGGCCGTGGACGCCCTGCGGACGCTCGCTGCGCGCCTGGCCGAGCACGGCTACGCCCTGCCCGACGCGGACATCGTCGTAGACGGGCACGACGCCCGCATCGCGTACCTGCGCGCGCTGGACACGCCGCGCCCGCCGGAAGAGGTCGCGGCGCTGAACGCCCCGGTCCTGACCGCCCTGGACGGTGGCCGGGTGCGGCGGCGCCGCACGCCCGGCGCGTGGCTGGCCTTCGTGCCGGGCGTGCTGTTCCTGGCCGGTGCGGGTTACCTGGGTGCGCAGGCGGCCCAGACATACCTGAATCCCCCCGTGCGTGAGGTCGTGGACGTGACCGGGCAGGAGGCGCAGGCCGCGGCCCGCAAGCTGAGCGCCCTGGGCTTCCGGGTGGAGTACACCCAGGGGCAGGCGGGCGGCCGGGCCATCGGCTCGGTCATCCGGCAGGAACCGGCGTCCGGCACGAACCTGCCGCTGGGCCGCCTGGTGACCCTGACCGTGAACAACCCCCCGGCGACCGACGTGCCGCGGCTGGAGGAGATGAACCTCAGCCAGGCCAAGGACGCGCTCAAGGACCGCGCGATGGTGCTGGGCAAGGTCGTGAAGGTGGACGGTACCCTCACGAACACGCCGGAAGGGCGCATCGTGGCGCAGTTGCCGGAGCCGGGGTCCGCGGCGCAGCGCGGGCAGCAGGTGCAGGTGATGGTGAGCACCGGCGTGGCCGGCAAGGAGACGTGGCTGCCGCTGCTGACAGGCCTGACGGTGGAGCAGGCCAAGCAGCACGCCCGCGCGGCCGGGCTGGTGGTCACGCAGGTCAAGGAGCAGCCCAGCGAGAAGGTGCAGGGCACGGTGCTGGCGCAGACGCCAGCCGCCTTCGTGCGGGTCGCGGCCGGCAGTCCGGTGGTCCTGACGGTCGCGGTGGCCCGCTACAGCGCGCCCAGCAGCCCCACCGACAGCCTGCCGCTGCCGCCGGTGTACGTGCCGCCCACGCCGGTGCAGCCGGAACCCGCGCAGCCCGAGGCGCCCGAGACCACGCCGGACACCACGACGCCCGACGGCACGGCGTCCACCGACGGGACGTCCCCCACGGACGGCACGGCCACGCCGGTCACTCCGGAAACGATTCCCGCCACGCCCGGCACCTCCACGCCGGACACGACCTCCCCCGAGACGACCACGCCGGACACTGCGGCCACGGCCGCCCGCAACGTGACGTTCCGGTACACCTTCCCGGCGAACCTGCCGGACGGGTCGTACTCGGTGATCGTGCGGGACGCCGACGGCGAGCGCGAGATCATGCCGGCCGCCGACGCGGGCGCCCTGCGCGGCCTCGCGGCGACCAGTGCCAGCACGGCCGTGAGCGGCGACGCGGTGTTCGTCATCCGCAAGGACGGCGTGGACTACGCGACCGTCACGCCCTGA
- a CDS encoding AzlD domain-containing protein: protein MSPLLVIALMWAVTYPVRWLGLRLGGTRLPPFWLAFLRFVPVSVFAALVVPEVLGSPEWPRRVVGALAGAALMWRTRSLAAGILGGFAAYWGARLAGL, encoded by the coding sequence GTGAGCCCGCTGCTCGTCATCGCCCTGATGTGGGCGGTCACGTACCCGGTGCGCTGGCTGGGTCTGCGCCTGGGCGGCACACGCCTGCCGCCGTTCTGGCTGGCCTTTTTGCGCTTCGTGCCCGTCAGCGTGTTCGCGGCGCTGGTCGTGCCGGAGGTGCTGGGCAGCCCCGAGTGGCCCCGCCGGGTGGTGGGCGCGCTGGCCGGCGCGGCGCTGATGTGGCGCACCCGCAGCCTGGCCGCCGGCATCCTGGGGGGCTTCGCGGCGTACTGGGGAGCGCGGCTGGCCGGACTGTAA
- a CDS encoding AzlC family ABC transporter permease — MNEPSAFWPAFLRGFRVMVPLWPGMVPFAVAYAVTARGAGLSVWDTQAMSLSVFAGASQFAAAGLFASGASALGIVATTFLLNARHVLYGLSLAQTLPLTAGQRVVAAQFLTDEAYGMSTVHGPREPGGLSFAFLLGTELSLYAVWNASTLLGALAGQVLPEPAALGVGVIFPLAFLMLLVPLVTGRTALIVAAASGLAAWALSRALPGGLVILLAGVGGALLGAWLTTRSERT; from the coding sequence ATGAATGAGCCCTCTGCCTTCTGGCCCGCGTTCCTGCGCGGCTTTCGCGTGATGGTGCCCCTGTGGCCCGGCATGGTGCCCTTCGCGGTGGCGTACGCGGTCACGGCGCGCGGGGCCGGCCTGAGCGTGTGGGACACGCAGGCGATGAGCCTGAGCGTGTTCGCGGGCGCCAGCCAGTTCGCGGCGGCGGGCCTGTTCGCGTCGGGCGCGTCCGCGCTGGGCATCGTGGCGACGACCTTCCTGCTGAACGCCCGGCACGTGCTGTACGGCCTGAGCCTCGCGCAGACGCTGCCACTCACAGCCGGGCAGCGGGTGGTCGCGGCGCAGTTCCTGACCGACGAGGCCTACGGCATGAGCACCGTTCACGGTCCGCGCGAGCCGGGCGGGCTGAGCTTCGCGTTCCTGCTGGGCACGGAACTCAGCCTGTACGCAGTGTGGAACGCGTCCACGCTGCTGGGCGCGCTGGCGGGGCAGGTGCTGCCGGAACCGGCGGCGCTGGGCGTGGGCGTGATCTTCCCGCTGGCCTTCCTGATGCTGCTGGTGCCGCTGGTGACCGGCCGCACGGCGCTGATCGTGGCGGCGGCGAGCGGGCTGGCCGCGTGGGCGCTGTCGCGCGCGCTGCCCGGCGGCCTGGTGATCCTGCTCGCGGGCGTGGGCGGCGCGCTGCTGGGTGCGTGGCTCACGACCCGCTCGGAGCGCACGTGA
- a CDS encoding helix-turn-helix transcriptional regulator — translation MSAPPPVLDGLPLGRQERAVFTRPAELPGVELLSARFVTHRYLPHAHDSLAVALIEGGVEGYRYRGAQVRAAAGEVAAVLPGEVHTGEPLTPDGWAYRVLYLHPEWVVGPDGRALLGFRSDVMTDAALTAALRRAHRALLAPEAGVLARETLLRAAIDVLARHADHRARPSPGMELSAVQSVRARLDAQPELNVSLSELAAGVGLSPSHLSRSFMRSVGAPPHTYQMAARVRLARTLLDTGESVAGAATRAGFADQSHLTRVFRRVVGLTPGAYVRRR, via the coding sequence GTGAGCGCGCCCCCGCCCGTGCTGGACGGCCTGCCCCTGGGCCGGCAGGAGCGGGCGGTGTTCACGCGGCCGGCGGAGCTACCGGGCGTGGAACTGCTCTCTGCACGCTTCGTGACGCACCGCTACCTGCCCCACGCGCACGACTCGCTGGCGGTGGCGCTGATCGAGGGGGGCGTGGAGGGCTACCGCTACCGGGGCGCGCAGGTGCGCGCGGCGGCGGGCGAGGTGGCGGCGGTGCTGCCCGGCGAGGTGCACACCGGCGAGCCGCTCACGCCCGACGGCTGGGCGTACCGCGTGCTGTACCTGCACCCGGAGTGGGTGGTCGGTCCGGATGGGCGCGCGCTGCTGGGCTTCCGGAGCGACGTGATGACGGACGCCGCCCTGACCGCCGCGCTGCGCCGGGCGCACCGGGCGCTGCTCGCTCCGGAGGCGGGCGTGCTCGCGCGTGAGACGCTGCTGCGCGCAGCCATCGACGTGCTCGCCCGGCACGCGGATCACCGCGCACGCCCATCGCCGGGCATGGAACTGTCGGCGGTGCAGTCGGTGCGCGCCCGGCTGGACGCCCAGCCCGAGTTGAATGTGAGCCTGTCGGAACTCGCGGCCGGCGTGGGCCTGAGCCCATCGCACCTGAGCCGGTCCTTCATGCGGTCGGTCGGCGCGCCGCCCCACACGTACCAGATGGCGGCGCGGGTGCGCCTGGCCCGCACCCTGCTGGACACCGGCGAGAGCGTGGCGGGCGCCGCGACCCGCGCGGGCTTCGCGGACCAGAGTCACCTCACGCGGGTGTTCCGGCGCGTGGTGGGCCTCACGCCGGGCGCGTACGTGCGGCGCCGCTGA
- a CDS encoding MerR family transcriptional regulator, which translates to MEATVPTPHPAHWTVGEVAALTRVSVRTLHHYDSVGLLRPSGRSEGNYRQYTAADLARLWRILAYRDLGFSLAEIAGLLDAGGAGELAALRTQAALLRTQAEQVHRRLAQVEVFIRAAERGEGVPIMTNDDIKQVFGGFDPETYEPEVQERWGDTDAYRQSRARTARYTKADWEAVRAEMDAVTAAYVALLDAGTPPDSPAAQAVAARHHAHIDTRYYDAPPAMMRGLAQMWVQDERFTRTIDRARSGLAAYQSAAVTAWADAQERPQP; encoded by the coding sequence ATGGAGGCCACGGTTCCCACACCGCACCCCGCGCACTGGACGGTCGGTGAGGTCGCTGCCCTCACGCGGGTGAGTGTCCGCACGCTGCACCACTACGACAGTGTCGGGCTGCTGCGGCCCTCCGGTCGCAGCGAGGGCAACTACCGCCAGTACACGGCGGCGGACCTGGCGCGGCTGTGGCGCATCCTCGCGTACCGCGACCTGGGCTTCTCGCTCGCGGAGATCGCGGGCCTGCTGGACGCGGGCGGCGCGGGCGAGCTGGCGGCGCTGCGGACCCAGGCGGCGCTGCTGCGGACCCAGGCCGAGCAGGTGCACCGCCGCCTCGCGCAGGTCGAGGTCTTCATCCGGGCCGCCGAGCGCGGCGAGGGAGTGCCCATCATGACGAACGACGACATCAAGCAGGTCTTCGGCGGCTTCGACCCCGAGACCTACGAGCCCGAGGTGCAGGAGCGCTGGGGCGACACCGACGCCTACCGCCAGAGCCGGGCGCGCACCGCCCGCTACACGAAAGCCGACTGGGAGGCCGTCCGGGCCGAGATGGACGCGGTCACGGCGGCGTATGTGGCCCTGCTGGACGCCGGCACGCCCCCGGACAGCCCGGCCGCGCAGGCTGTGGCCGCGCGCCACCACGCGCACATCGACACCCGCTACTACGACGCGCCGCCGGCCATGATGCGCGGCCTGGCGCAGATGTGGGTGCAGGACGAGCGCTTTACCCGGACCATCGACCGCGCCCGCTCTGGCCTCGCCGCGTACCAGAGCGCGGCCGTGACCGCGTGGGCCGACGCGCAGGAGCGCCCCCAGCCCTGA
- a CDS encoding amino acid ABC transporter permease produces the protein MSDLLTGFRTILAGDYPRLLLSGLGLTLAVSACALLVSVVVGTLLGVVRVFRVPLLGALGNAYVEVVRGIPLIVLLSVVYYGLPALGVTLEGFPAAVLALGLYSAAYTSEIVRGGLGSVPAGQTEAARSLGLSRTQALRYVVLPQAWRVALPALGNEFVSLILGSSLASAVTLQELFSQGRYITNATYRQFEVYAVLALVYFLLTFTLTRGVRALERRLGRGQTLPDRRVI, from the coding sequence ATGAGCGATCTGCTCACGGGGTTCCGGACGATTCTGGCGGGCGATTACCCGCGGCTGCTGCTCTCGGGGCTGGGCCTCACGCTGGCGGTGAGTGCGTGCGCACTGCTGGTATCGGTGGTGGTGGGCACGCTGCTGGGCGTGGTGCGGGTCTTCCGGGTGCCGCTGCTGGGAGCGCTGGGCAACGCGTACGTCGAGGTCGTGCGCGGCATTCCGCTGATCGTGCTGCTGTCGGTCGTGTACTACGGCCTGCCGGCGCTGGGCGTGACATTGGAGGGCTTTCCGGCGGCGGTGCTGGCGCTGGGCCTGTACTCGGCGGCGTACACCTCCGAGATCGTGCGCGGCGGCCTGGGCAGCGTGCCGGCCGGGCAGACCGAGGCCGCACGCAGCCTGGGCCTGAGCCGCACGCAGGCGCTGAGGTACGTGGTGCTGCCGCAGGCGTGGCGGGTGGCGCTGCCCGCGCTGGGCAACGAGTTCGTGTCGCTGATCCTGGGCAGTTCGCTGGCGAGCGCCGTGACGCTCCAGGAACTGTTCAGCCAGGGCCGCTACATCACCAACGCCACGTACCGCCAGTTCGAGGTCTACGCCGTGCTGGCGCTGGTGTACTTCCTGCTGACCTTCACCCTGACGCGCGGGGTGCGGGCGCTGGAGCGCCGCCTGGGACGCGGGCAGACGCTGCCGGACCGCCGCGTGATCTGA
- a CDS encoding ABC transporter substrate-binding protein — MKRSLMLSVLVVSSVSLAASVADVKKKGVLVLGTDPTFAPFEFKGADGQIQGFDIDIARAVAKDLGVRLEVRAVGFGALMPQSVTSGRVDMAMSGITITPERAKVVAFSAPYYRSAQVFIVRSGNPGKFAWPADVKGKTIGVQANTTGQFTANDMLKPKGATLKVYDDFAAGLADVRAGRVAALIGDAPTVDDLKKRLPGQFDKAGADLAAEDYGMVFAKGSNLAAAANKTLARLRASGEYQALLNKWIVQK; from the coding sequence ATGAAGCGTTCCCTGATGCTGTCGGTGCTGGTGGTCTCGTCCGTGTCGCTGGCGGCGTCGGTGGCCGACGTGAAGAAGAAGGGCGTGCTGGTGCTGGGCACCGACCCGACCTTCGCGCCGTTCGAGTTCAAGGGCGCGGATGGCCAGATCCAGGGCTTCGACATCGACATCGCGCGGGCGGTGGCCAAGGACCTGGGCGTGCGGCTGGAGGTGCGCGCGGTCGGCTTCGGGGCGCTGATGCCGCAGTCCGTGACGTCCGGGCGGGTGGACATGGCCATGAGCGGCATCACGATCACCCCGGAGCGGGCGAAGGTGGTGGCGTTCAGCGCGCCGTACTACCGCTCGGCGCAGGTGTTCATCGTCCGGAGCGGCAATCCCGGCAAGTTCGCGTGGCCGGCGGACGTGAAGGGCAAGACCATCGGCGTGCAGGCGAACACGACCGGGCAGTTCACGGCGAACGACATGCTCAAGCCCAAGGGCGCGACCCTGAAGGTGTACGACGATTTCGCGGCCGGACTGGCGGACGTGCGCGCGGGCCGCGTCGCCGCGCTGATCGGGGACGCGCCGACGGTGGACGACCTGAAGAAGCGGCTGCCGGGGCAGTTCGACAAGGCCGGCGCGGACCTGGCGGCCGAGGATTACGGCATGGTCTTCGCCAAGGGAAGCAATCTGGCGGCGGCCGCCAACAAGACGCTGGCCCGGCTAAGGGCGAGCGGCGAGTACCAGGCGCTGCTGAACAAGTGGATCGTGCAGAAGTAA
- a CDS encoding peroxiredoxin family protein, whose product MDWPAPTDFVHSDPVSPPTTWTRPGLVMVFNLECPGCVSRGIPFLKRLHAEYSDAVTLLAVHTSHGHRLLPREDVEPTLVKFARDYAKLPFPVALDTSGDLARAWHIEGTPHWFAFAPGGEVIRSVYGSQENAQTRLQYLLEEWTGRSGGEG is encoded by the coding sequence ATGGACTGGCCCGCCCCCACCGATTTCGTGCACAGCGACCCCGTGTCCCCGCCGACCACGTGGACGCGGCCCGGCCTGGTCATGGTCTTCAACCTCGAATGCCCCGGCTGCGTGTCGCGCGGCATTCCCTTCCTGAAGCGCCTGCACGCCGAATACAGCGACGCCGTGACCCTGCTCGCCGTACACACCAGCCACGGCCACCGCCTGCTGCCGCGCGAGGACGTCGAGCCGACCCTGGTGAAGTTTGCCCGTGACTACGCGAAGCTCCCGTTCCCGGTTGCCCTCGACACCAGTGGCGACCTTGCCCGCGCGTGGCACATCGAGGGCACGCCCCACTGGTTCGCGTTCGCGCCCGGGGGCGAGGTGATCCGCAGCGTGTACGGCAGCCAGGAGAACGCCCAGACCAGACTCCAGTACCTGCTGGAGGAATGGACCGGGCGCAGCGGGGGAGAGGGTTAG